The following coding sequences are from one Eucalyptus grandis isolate ANBG69807.140 chromosome 11, ASM1654582v1, whole genome shotgun sequence window:
- the LOC104424514 gene encoding soluble starch synthase 1, chloroplastic/amyloplastic: METLHLARGIPRRTASAARAGVAASRAAGRARSAVSFWRRRSAGAGPVVLRRSAGGGFGGFGGSPPKDEFAVEDGERESEGEGGSGGGGLVLGAERDASGAVVGFSLAPQTRPDYVEVAGAEGEKGTDEIKETEETEGEEEAQTKLSYNIVFVTAEAAPYSKTGGLGDVCGSLPIALAARGHRVMVVSPRYQNGTVADERYAGAVDLGHCVKVHCFGGVQEVSFFHEYRKGVDWVFVDHPSYQRPGNPYGDSFGAFGDNQFRFTLLCHAACEAPLVLPLGGFTYGENCLFLVNDWHAGLVPVLLGAKYRPFGVYKDARSVLVIHNLAHQGVEAAVTYKNLGLPPQWYKALEWVFPTWARTHALDTGEAVNVLKGAIVTADRILTVSKGYSWEITTAEGGYGLNELLSSRKFVLSGITNGIDITEWDPSTDEYLASHYCVSDLSGKVQCKIALQKELGLPILPDCPLIGFIGRLDYQKGIDLISSAMPELMEDDIQFVMLGSGDPRFEEWMRAAESTYKEKFRGWVGFNVPISHKITAGCDILLMPSRFEPCGLNQLYAMRYGTVPVVHATGDLETQWTTLTHMLMKAVAAVLDGPFLH; encoded by the exons ATGGAGACTCTGCACCTCGCTCGGGGAATCCCGCGCCGGACGGCGTCCGCAGCGCGAGCTGGCGTCGCCGCCTCCCGAGCGGCCGGGCGGGCGCGCTCCGCCGTGTCGttctggaggaggaggagcgccgGAGCCGGCCCCGTCGTGCTGAGGCGATCCGCCGGCGGCGGCTTCGGCGGCTTCGGCGGCTCGCCGCCGAAGGACGAGTTCGCGGTTGAAGACGGAGAGCGGGAATCCGAGGGTGAGGGTGGCAGTGGCGGTGGCGGGCTGGTGTTGGGTGCGGAGAGGGATGCCTCCGGCGCCGTCGTCGGGTTCAGCCTCGCTCCACAGACGCGACCCG ATTATGTGGAAGTTGCTGGTGCTGAGGGAGAAAAAGGCACCGATGAGATAAAAGAGACCGAGGAAACAGAAGGGGAAGAGGAAGCTCAAACCAAATTATCTTACAATATCGTTTTTGTGACTGCTGAAGCGGCTCCTTATTCTAAGACGGGGGGCTTGGGAGATGTCTGTGGTTCATTACCAATAGCCCTAGCTGCTCGGGGACACCGGGTTATGGTTGTCTCTCCCAGGTACCAAAATGGGACTGTTGCAGATGAAAGATATGCTGGTGCTGTCGATTTAGGTCACTGTGTTAAAGTTCATTGTTTCGGTGGAGTTCAAGAGGTTTCCTTCTTCCATGAGTACAGAAAAGGTGTTGACTGG GTATTCGTGGATCACCCATCGTACCAACGTCCTGGGAATCCATATGGAGATAGTTTTGGTGCTTTTGGCGATAACCAG TTTCGGTTCACTTTACTTTGCCATGCAGCATGTGAAGCCCCATTAGTTCTTCCCCTGGGAGGTTTCACATATGGGGAAAACTGTCTGTTTCTAGTCAACGACTGGCATGCTGGCCTTGTGCCAGT ACTCTTGGGTGCCAAATACCGTCCATTTGGAGTTTATAAGGATGCCCGCAGTGTTCTTGTAATCCATAACCTTGCACATCAG GGTGTGGAAGCTGCAGTGACGTATAAGAATCTGGGACTCCCTCCTCAATGGTATAAAGCACTTGAATGGGTGTTTCCTACATGGGCAAGAACACATGCTCTTGATACTGGGGAAGCTGTCAATGTCTTAAAGGGTGCGATTGTGACAGCCGATCGTATACTTACAGTTAGCAAG GGTTATTCCTGGGAGATAACAACTGCTGAAGGCGGATATGGTCTCAATGAATTGTTAAGCAGTCGAAAATTTGTTCTAAGTG GTATTACCAATGGCATTGATATTACTGAGTGGGACCCTTCTACGGATGAGTATCTTGCTTCCCATTACTGTGTCAGTGATCTTTCTGGAAAG GTGCAATGCAAGATAGCTCTGCAGAAAGAACTTGGTCTTCCTATTTTGCCAGACTGCCCATTG ATTGGGTTTATTGGTAGACTGGACTACCAGAAAGGGATTGACCTAATTTCTTCGGCAATGCCAGAGCTTATGGAAGATGATATCCAATTC GTTATGCTTGGGTCTGGAGATCCACGATTTGAAGAATGGATGAGAGCAGCAGAGTCAACCTACAAAGAGAAGTTCCGGGGCTGGGTGGGATTCAATGTTCCAATTTCTCATAAGATAACGGCAGG CTGTGACATTTTACTGATGCCATCAAGATTTGAACCATGTGGGCTAAATCAACTGTATGCCATGAGATATGGAACTGTACCAGTGGTACATGCCACTGGGGACTTAGA GACACAGTGGACAACTTTAACCCATATGCTAATGAAGGCAGTGGCGGCGGTACTGG ATGGACCTTTTCTCCATTAA